The sequence TATGGCTCGGCCTTCTACATGGCGACCGGTTTCCACGGTTTCCACGTGATCGTCGGCACGATCTTCCTGATCGTCTGCCTGATTCGCGCCTACAAGGGCCACTTCACCCCGCGCCAGCACTTCGGTTTCGAAGCGGCCGCGTGGTACTGGCACTTCGTTGACGTGGTGTGGCTGTTCCTGTTCGTCGCCATCTATGTATGGGGCGGTTGGGGCTACAAGATCCACTGATGCCAGACGGCGAAAGCCCCAAAGGCGATCGCAGCACGAAAGGGCAGCCGGGCATCACCCAGGCTGCCCTTTTCGGTTTGTGTCCGCGCTGCGGCGCAAAGGGCCTGTGGGATGGCTCAGCGAACATTGCTGACAGGTGCCACGCATGCGGCCTTGATCTCATGCGCTTCGAACCCAAGGGCAGGGGCCTCTACCTCGTCGTCCTGCCGGTCACGATCCTGCTGATCCTCGCCGCGCTCAAGCTGGACGAGGCGGTGCAACTGCCCGTGTGGGTGCTGGTCCCGCTCTGGGGCCTT is a genomic window of Novosphingobium sp. MMS21-SN21R containing:
- a CDS encoding DUF983 domain-containing protein, which encodes MPDGESPKGDRSTKGQPGITQAALFGLCPRCGAKGLWDGSANIADRCHACGLDLMRFEPKGRGLYLVVLPVTILLILAALKLDEAVQLPVWVLVPLWGLVVPLTVIGALRFAKTIVLRARLEKQGLL